One stretch of Streptomyces sp. A2-16 DNA includes these proteins:
- a CDS encoding glycoside hydrolase family 9 protein, with product MNRRRTALLSLTALLGAALVASPVSPAAADEVEQLKNGTFDTTTAPWWTTSNVTAGLSDGQLCADVPGGTANRWDAAVGQNDVTLVKGESYRFSFTANGSPEGHVVRAIVGLQAAPYDTYFEVSPQLSVSGNSYSYTFTSPVDTAQGQVGFQLGGSADPFRFCMDNASLLGGVPPEVYEPDTGPRVRVNQVAYLPAGPKNATLVTDATTKLPWQLKSASGAVVAHGWTVPRGTDVSSGQNVHSIDFGAFKKRGEGLTLVADGETSRPFDIGTRAYEQLRLDAAKYYYTQRSGIAIRDDLRPGYGRPAGHVNAAPNQGDKDVPCQPGVCDYTLDVTGGWYDAGDHGKYVVNGGISTWEVLSTYERELLARTGQPGKLGDGTLAIPESGNKVPDILDEARWELEFLQKMQVPDGRPLAGMAHHKIHDEQWTGLPLLPSDDPQKRELHPVSTAATLNLAATAAQAARLYKPYDKAFAAKALAAARKAWAAALAHPDLYASESDGIGGGTYADNNVTDEFYWAAAELYLTTGEKAFRDHVLASPVHTADIFSPVGYDWARTAAAARLDLATVPSKLPGRDKVRQSVVAGADRYLATLKAHPYGMPYAPEGNLYDWGSNHQILHNGIVIATAYDITGASKYRDGALQGIDYIFGRNALNISYVTGYGEVNSHNQHARWYAHQLDPNQPNPPRGTLAGGPNSSIQDPYAQSKLQGCVGQFCYIDDIQSWSTNEHTINWNSALTRMASFVADQG from the coding sequence GTGAACAGACGCAGAACCGCACTGTTGTCCCTGACCGCCCTGCTGGGGGCGGCACTTGTGGCCTCGCCCGTGTCCCCAGCCGCCGCCGACGAGGTGGAGCAGCTCAAGAACGGCACCTTCGACACCACCACCGCGCCCTGGTGGACGACCAGCAACGTCACCGCGGGCCTGTCCGACGGACAGCTCTGCGCGGACGTGCCGGGCGGCACCGCCAACCGCTGGGACGCCGCGGTCGGCCAGAACGACGTCACCCTGGTGAAGGGGGAGTCGTACCGATTCTCCTTCACCGCGAACGGCTCGCCCGAGGGGCATGTCGTGCGGGCGATCGTCGGGCTCCAAGCGGCCCCCTACGACACCTACTTCGAGGTGAGCCCGCAGCTGAGCGTCTCCGGGAACTCGTACTCGTACACGTTCACCTCGCCCGTCGACACCGCCCAGGGCCAGGTCGGCTTCCAGCTCGGTGGCAGCGCCGACCCGTTCCGCTTCTGCATGGACAACGCGTCCCTGCTGGGCGGGGTCCCGCCCGAGGTGTACGAGCCGGACACCGGGCCGCGGGTGCGGGTCAACCAGGTCGCCTACCTGCCCGCCGGGCCGAAGAACGCCACCCTGGTCACCGACGCGACGACGAAACTGCCCTGGCAGCTGAAGAGCGCCTCCGGTGCCGTGGTCGCGCACGGCTGGACCGTCCCGCGCGGCACCGACGTCTCCTCCGGGCAGAACGTCCACTCGATCGACTTCGGCGCCTTCAAGAAGCGCGGTGAGGGCCTCACCCTGGTCGCGGACGGCGAGACCAGCCGGCCCTTCGACATCGGCACGCGCGCCTACGAACAGCTTCGCCTCGACGCGGCGAAGTACTACTACACGCAGCGCAGCGGCATCGCGATCCGCGACGACCTGCGCCCGGGCTACGGCCGCCCCGCCGGGCACGTGAACGCGGCCCCCAACCAGGGCGACAAGGACGTGCCCTGCCAGCCGGGCGTGTGCGACTACACCCTCGACGTCACCGGCGGCTGGTACGACGCCGGCGACCACGGCAAGTACGTCGTCAACGGCGGCATCTCCACCTGGGAGGTGCTGAGCACCTACGAGCGCGAGCTGCTGGCCCGCACCGGACAGCCCGGGAAACTCGGCGACGGCACCCTCGCCATCCCCGAGAGCGGCAACAAGGTGCCGGACATCCTCGACGAGGCCCGCTGGGAGCTGGAGTTCCTGCAGAAGATGCAGGTGCCGGACGGGCGGCCGCTGGCCGGGATGGCCCACCACAAGATCCACGACGAGCAGTGGACGGGCCTGCCGCTGCTGCCGAGCGACGACCCGCAAAAGCGTGAACTGCACCCGGTGTCCACCGCGGCGACCCTGAACCTGGCCGCCACGGCCGCGCAGGCCGCCCGCCTGTACAAGCCGTACGACAAGGCGTTCGCGGCGAAGGCCCTGGCGGCCGCCCGCAAGGCCTGGGCCGCGGCCCTCGCCCACCCGGACCTGTACGCCTCGGAGAGCGACGGCATCGGCGGCGGCACCTACGCCGACAACAACGTCACCGACGAGTTCTACTGGGCGGCGGCCGAGCTGTATCTCACCACCGGCGAGAAGGCGTTCCGCGACCACGTGCTCGCCTCACCCGTCCACACCGCCGACATCTTCAGCCCCGTCGGCTACGACTGGGCCCGGACCGCCGCCGCGGCCCGCCTGGACCTGGCGACCGTGCCGAGCAAACTGCCCGGGCGGGACAAGGTCCGCCAGTCGGTCGTCGCGGGTGCCGACCGCTACCTCGCCACCCTGAAGGCCCACCCCTACGGCATGCCGTACGCCCCGGAGGGCAACCTCTACGACTGGGGCTCCAACCACCAGATCCTGCACAACGGGATCGTCATCGCCACCGCCTACGACATCACCGGCGCCTCGAAGTACCGGGACGGCGCCCTCCAGGGCATCGACTACATCTTCGGCCGCAACGCGCTGAACATCTCGTACGTGACCGGCTACGGCGAGGTCAACTCCCACAACCAGCACGCCCGTTGGTACGCCCACCAGCTCGACCCGAACCAGCCGAACCCGCCGAGAGGGACCCTGGCCGGCGGACCGAACTCCTCCATCCAGGACCCCTACGCGCAGAGCAAACTCCAGGGCTGCGTCGGCCAGTTCTGCTACATCGACGACATCCAGTCCTGGTCGACCAACGAGCACACCATCAACTGGAACTCGGCCCTGACCCGGATGGCGTCCTTCGTGGCGGATCAAGGCTGA
- a CDS encoding cytochrome bc complex cytochrome b subunit, which produces MTRTERPVEPGKGERLSGWLDGRLGTRTLGAKYLRKVFPDHWSFLLGEICLYSFVVLILTGVWLTLFFHPSMNEVTYHGSYTPLNGVRMSEAYASTLDISFDVRGGLLIRQLHHWSALIFVAAMLTHMMRHFFTGSFRKPREVNWLFGWSLLFLGLFEGLFGYSLPDDLLSGTGMRFVYGATVSIPVVGTYLALFLFGGEFPGHDIVARFYSLHILVIPGIMAALVVAHLILVVYHKHTQFAGPGKTERNVVGTPFFPVYLAKAGGFFFLVFGALTLIAAVASVNPVWSYGPYRADQVSTGAQPDWYLGFAEGLVRVMPGWEVTLWGHTLVLGVLIPVVAFPLVLVFIGVYPFLEARFTKDRGEHHLLDRPRNRPVRTAIGASWISLYLILLAGGGNDIVATRLHLSINTVTWAVRIGIFLVPAVVFVVTRRICLGLQLRDRELVLHGRETGVIKRLPHGEYVEVHQPLDQARLHTLTAHERPGELVEHAPVSLDPPRRTPSGSGPSSS; this is translated from the coding sequence GTGACGCGCACGGAACGCCCGGTGGAGCCGGGCAAGGGCGAGCGGCTGTCCGGCTGGTTGGACGGACGGCTCGGCACCCGCACGCTGGGCGCGAAGTACCTGCGCAAGGTCTTCCCGGACCACTGGTCCTTCCTGCTCGGCGAGATCTGTCTGTACAGCTTCGTCGTGCTGATCCTGACCGGCGTGTGGCTGACGCTGTTCTTCCACCCGTCGATGAACGAGGTGACGTACCACGGCAGTTACACGCCCCTGAACGGCGTGCGCATGTCGGAGGCGTACGCCTCGACGCTGGACATCAGCTTCGACGTGCGCGGCGGGCTCCTCATCCGCCAGCTGCACCACTGGTCGGCGCTGATCTTCGTCGCCGCGATGCTCACGCACATGATGCGGCACTTCTTCACCGGCTCGTTCCGCAAGCCGCGCGAGGTGAACTGGCTGTTCGGCTGGTCGCTGCTGTTCCTGGGCCTGTTCGAGGGCCTCTTCGGCTACTCGCTGCCGGACGACCTGCTGTCGGGCACGGGCATGAGGTTCGTCTACGGCGCCACCGTGTCGATACCGGTCGTCGGGACGTATCTCGCACTGTTCCTGTTCGGCGGCGAGTTCCCCGGCCATGACATCGTGGCCCGCTTCTACTCGCTGCACATCCTGGTGATCCCCGGCATCATGGCGGCGCTCGTGGTGGCCCACCTGATCCTGGTCGTGTACCACAAGCACACCCAGTTCGCGGGCCCCGGAAAAACCGAACGCAACGTGGTCGGGACGCCGTTCTTCCCGGTGTACCTGGCGAAGGCGGGCGGGTTCTTCTTCCTGGTGTTCGGGGCGCTCACGCTCATCGCGGCCGTGGCGTCCGTCAACCCGGTCTGGTCGTACGGCCCCTACCGCGCCGACCAGGTCTCCACCGGCGCCCAGCCCGACTGGTACCTGGGGTTCGCGGAGGGCCTGGTGCGGGTGATGCCCGGCTGGGAGGTCACCCTGTGGGGGCACACGCTCGTCCTGGGCGTACTGATCCCGGTGGTGGCCTTCCCGCTCGTCCTGGTCTTCATCGGCGTCTACCCGTTCCTGGAGGCCCGGTTCACCAAGGACCGCGGCGAGCACCACCTCCTGGACCGCCCCCGCAACCGTCCGGTCCGTACGGCGATCGGCGCGTCCTGGATCAGCCTGTACCTGATCCTGCTGGCGGGCGGCGGCAACGACATCGTGGCGACCCGGCTCCATCTGTCGATCAACACGGTGACCTGGGCCGTGCGGATCGGGATCTTCCTGGTCCCGGCGGTGGTCTTCGTCGTCACCCGGCGGATCTGCCTGGGCCTTCAACTCCGGGACCGTGAGCTGGTGTTGCACGGCCGGGAGACCGGCGTGATCAAGCGGCTGCCGCACGGTGAGTACGTCGAGGTGCACCAGCCGCTCGATCAGGCCCGGCTCCACACGCTCACCGCGCACGAGCGGCCCGGTGAGCTGGTGGAGCATGCTCCGGTCAGCCTTGATCCGCCACGAAGGACGCCATCCGGGTCAGGGCCGAGTTCCAGTTGA
- the sigJ gene encoding RNA polymerase sigma factor SigJ — translation MSEIHVPDAEEATGVFVEHRELLFGVVYNMLGSVADTEDVLQDTWLSWSRRGAAGVDSPRAYLVRIAVNHALQRRAVVSRRRETYVGPWLPEPLVADEDGADDPALRTESVSLAMLVVLESLSPLERAVFVLHEVFGYAHTEIAEILDRTPAAVRQVAHRARAHVHARRPLYETHPRVRREATERFVRAAVGGDIAELMEILAPDVTVWTDGGGNRRPSALRPVHGRDKAVRLLTGYAKRGGAAGARAGSLELRHRRVNGDDAAVLFQGDAPYAVIVLDLTPEGDRVANLFVVSNPDKLTHVQKEEA, via the coding sequence ATGTCCGAGATCCACGTCCCCGACGCCGAGGAGGCGACCGGTGTCTTCGTCGAGCACCGGGAGCTGTTGTTCGGCGTCGTCTACAACATGCTGGGCAGCGTCGCCGACACCGAGGACGTGCTGCAGGACACCTGGCTGTCGTGGTCGCGCCGGGGCGCGGCGGGGGTCGACAGTCCCCGTGCCTATCTGGTCCGCATCGCCGTCAACCACGCGCTGCAGCGGCGGGCCGTGGTCAGCCGCCGCCGGGAGACGTACGTGGGCCCGTGGCTGCCCGAGCCCCTGGTCGCCGACGAGGACGGCGCGGACGACCCCGCCCTGCGCACCGAGTCCGTGTCGCTGGCGATGCTGGTGGTCCTGGAGTCGCTGTCACCGCTGGAACGCGCGGTGTTCGTGCTGCACGAGGTGTTCGGGTACGCGCACACCGAGATCGCGGAGATCCTCGACCGCACCCCGGCCGCCGTACGGCAGGTGGCGCACCGCGCGCGAGCCCATGTGCACGCCCGCCGTCCGCTGTACGAGACGCACCCCCGGGTCCGCCGGGAGGCGACCGAACGCTTCGTGCGGGCCGCGGTCGGCGGCGACATCGCGGAGCTGATGGAGATCCTCGCGCCGGACGTGACGGTGTGGACGGACGGCGGCGGCAACCGCAGGCCCTCGGCGCTGCGCCCCGTGCACGGCCGCGACAAGGCCGTACGGCTGCTCACCGGTTACGCGAAGCGGGGCGGCGCGGCCGGGGCCCGGGCCGGCTCCCTGGAGCTGCGCCACCGCCGGGTCAACGGCGACGACGCGGCCGTGCTGTTCCAGGGCGACGCGCCGTACGCGGTGATCGTCCTGGACCTCACCCCGGAGGGCGACCGGGTCGCGAACCTCTTCGTCGTCTCGAATCCCGACAAGCTCACGCATGTGCAGAAGGAGGAGGCGTGA
- a CDS encoding 2OG-Fe(II) oxygenase yields MTATPDTTVTPDVARTRVAATDWTALAAELDTHGCAPTAPLLTPAECRELVALYERPELFRTTVDMARHRFGSGEYRYFTHEPPAPVAALRTALYPRLLPVARDWAARLGRPAPWPDSLEEWLERCHTAGQDRSAQILLRYTEGDWNALHRDVFGDLVFPLQVVIGLDEYGVDYTGGEFLMVEQRPRAQSRGTATVLPRGHGVVFTTRDRPVRTKRGWSAGGVRHGVSVLRSGRRHALGIVFHDAS; encoded by the coding sequence ATGACCGCCACCCCCGACACGACCGTCACCCCCGACGTGGCCCGCACCCGCGTCGCCGCGACCGACTGGACCGCTCTCGCCGCCGAGCTGGACACGCACGGCTGCGCGCCGACCGCGCCGCTGCTGACGCCCGCCGAGTGCCGCGAGCTGGTGGCCCTGTACGAGAGGCCGGAGCTGTTCCGGACCACCGTGGACATGGCGCGGCACCGGTTCGGGTCGGGCGAGTACCGCTACTTCACCCATGAACCGCCCGCACCGGTCGCCGCCCTGCGCACCGCGCTCTACCCGCGCCTGCTCCCCGTCGCCCGCGACTGGGCGGCCCGTCTGGGGCGCCCGGCACCCTGGCCGGACTCCCTGGAGGAGTGGCTGGAGCGCTGTCACACGGCCGGGCAGGACCGCTCGGCGCAGATCCTGCTGCGCTACACCGAGGGCGACTGGAATGCGCTGCACCGGGACGTCTTCGGCGACCTGGTCTTCCCGCTCCAGGTGGTGATCGGCCTCGACGAGTACGGCGTCGACTACACCGGCGGCGAGTTCCTGATGGTCGAGCAGCGCCCCCGGGCCCAGTCCCGGGGCACGGCGACCGTGCTCCCCCGGGGCCACGGCGTCGTCTTCACGACCCGCGACCGGCCGGTGCGGACCAAGCGCGGCTGGTCGGCCGGTGGCGTGCGGCACGGAGTAAGTGTCTTGCGCTCGGGACGCCGGCACGCGCTGGGGATCGTCTTCCATGACGCCTCCTAG
- a CDS encoding RICIN domain-containing protein: MPTPHPPLPPYPPPGGASGESDEDLAARLRGRPDGEAAQAVALLMARHWKPAHEYAVICLASPSETASMVAAAAFHQVLDRLALGEPALALRPRTLVAVRDTVKEWTAEDRTTAVLPDLVKPNGGRGMRAAKSMTPENRKLAERSFLSLPGLARCLLWHTEVEAESIAVPAALLGMDTDTASAALEQAREKFREGCVHAHRELAPTKDCRFYNRLLDVPIRRGGALLPDVQQHLAECRYCRSAAEQLSHFEGGLGILIAEAVLGWGARRYLELRAGRTPQAAARGRGSGRHGAARRRILARIPTPRRRAPGEGGGLRSSRTLVTGVGLTSAGLLAAMLAAGLWSHDGGADPAASTSATGGTVPDTATPGTAQLPTAPAVTRLRNAAADLCLDIRGTVKEGAGTELAACSTERTQQWSYEEDGLLRSEADPELCLDSHVDAGVVILGRCVDEKGERAADVRYDLTVQGELLPRWDEQLALASTTGEPGADVVVKVRDRSEQQRWLTDSTSTAGPGSLSVTGSEAPQARPADLTDRV; the protein is encoded by the coding sequence GTGCCAACCCCCCACCCGCCGCTCCCTCCTTACCCGCCGCCCGGCGGTGCCTCCGGAGAATCCGACGAGGATCTCGCCGCCCGGCTCAGGGGCCGTCCCGACGGCGAGGCCGCCCAGGCCGTCGCGCTGCTCATGGCGCGCCACTGGAAACCGGCGCACGAATACGCGGTGATCTGCCTCGCCTCCCCGTCCGAGACCGCCTCCATGGTGGCCGCGGCCGCCTTCCACCAGGTCCTGGACCGGCTCGCGCTCGGCGAGCCCGCCCTCGCGCTGCGCCCCAGAACCCTCGTGGCCGTGCGGGACACGGTCAAGGAGTGGACCGCCGAGGACCGGACGACCGCGGTTCTGCCGGACCTGGTGAAACCGAACGGCGGCCGCGGTATGCGGGCTGCGAAGTCCATGACCCCCGAAAATCGCAAGCTCGCCGAGCGGTCATTCCTGTCCCTTCCCGGACTTGCCCGCTGCCTGCTGTGGCACACCGAGGTCGAGGCGGAGTCGATAGCCGTGCCCGCCGCACTCCTCGGCATGGACACCGACACCGCATCGGCGGCGCTCGAACAGGCGCGTGAAAAATTCCGAGAAGGATGTGTACATGCCCATCGGGAACTCGCGCCGACGAAGGATTGCCGCTTCTACAACCGTCTCCTCGACGTTCCGATTCGCCGCGGCGGAGCCCTGCTTCCGGATGTCCAGCAGCATCTCGCGGAGTGCCGCTACTGCCGTTCCGCAGCGGAACAACTGAGCCATTTCGAGGGCGGCCTGGGCATACTGATCGCCGAGGCGGTGCTGGGCTGGGGTGCCCGCCGCTATCTCGAACTGCGCGCCGGGCGTACGCCCCAGGCGGCGGCCCGCGGCCGGGGCAGCGGCCGGCACGGCGCGGCCCGCCGCCGCATCCTCGCGCGCATCCCGACCCCCCGGCGCCGTGCCCCCGGCGAGGGCGGCGGTCTGCGCTCCTCACGGACGCTGGTCACCGGAGTGGGCCTCACCTCCGCCGGACTCCTCGCGGCCATGCTCGCCGCCGGCCTGTGGTCGCACGACGGCGGCGCCGACCCGGCCGCCTCCACCAGTGCCACCGGCGGCACGGTCCCGGACACCGCGACCCCGGGCACCGCACAGCTGCCCACCGCACCGGCGGTGACCCGGCTGCGCAACGCCGCCGCCGACCTCTGCCTCGACATCCGGGGCACGGTGAAGGAGGGCGCCGGCACCGAACTGGCGGCCTGCTCGACCGAACGGACCCAGCAGTGGTCCTACGAGGAGGACGGCCTGCTGCGCAGCGAGGCGGATCCCGAGCTGTGCCTGGACTCGCACGTGGACGCGGGCGTGGTCATCCTCGGCAGGTGCGTCGACGAGAAGGGCGAGCGCGCCGCCGACGTGCGCTACGACCTCACCGTGCAGGGGGAGTTGCTGCCCCGCTGGGACGAGCAGCTCGCCCTCGCCTCCACCACCGGGGAGCCGGGCGCCGACGTCGTCGTCAAGGTCCGCGACCGCTCCGAGCAGCAGCGCTGGCTGACCGACTCGACCTCCACCGCCGGCCCCGGCTCGCTGTCGGTCACCGGGAGCGAGGCCCCGCAGGCCCGGCCCGCCGATCTCACGGACCGGGTCTAG
- a CDS encoding lactate 2-monooxygenase, with amino-acid sequence MAKHWADFQYEIYLNGMSGAVPRLPTDLTRLEELTEQRLGPGPVGYVAGSAGDGSTARANRAALERRRIVPRMLRDVHERDLSVEVLGRALPAPLALAPVGVLSIMHPDAESAAARAAAAQGVPYILSSASSTPMEQVAEAMGDAERWFQLYWPKDPEVALSFLNRAKAAGFTALVVTLDTPLLAWRPRDLDQAYLPFLHGVGTANYFSDPAFCAGLAKPVHEDPDAAVMRFVGLFADPGKTWPDLAFLREHWDGPIVLKGVLHPDDARLAADAGMDGVVVSNHGGRQVAGSIAAADALPRVVEAVGDRLTVLFDSGVRTGDDVFKALALGARAVLVGRPYVYGLGLDGQAGVEHVIRCLLAELDLTLALSGHAGPATVGPDDLVEDRG; translated from the coding sequence ATGGCCAAGCACTGGGCGGACTTCCAGTACGAGATCTACCTGAACGGCATGTCCGGCGCGGTGCCCCGGCTGCCCACCGACCTGACCCGGCTGGAGGAGCTCACCGAACAGCGCCTGGGCCCCGGCCCGGTGGGCTACGTGGCGGGCAGCGCGGGCGACGGCAGTACGGCGCGGGCGAACCGCGCGGCACTGGAGCGGCGCCGGATCGTGCCGCGCATGCTGCGGGACGTCCACGAACGCGACCTGTCCGTCGAGGTGCTGGGGCGAGCCCTGCCCGCCCCGCTGGCGCTGGCCCCGGTCGGGGTGCTGTCGATCATGCATCCGGACGCGGAGTCCGCCGCCGCCCGGGCAGCCGCGGCCCAGGGGGTGCCGTACATCCTGTCGTCCGCCTCCAGTACGCCGATGGAGCAGGTGGCCGAGGCGATGGGCGACGCGGAGCGCTGGTTCCAGCTGTACTGGCCGAAGGACCCGGAGGTGGCGCTGAGCTTCCTGAACCGGGCGAAGGCGGCCGGGTTCACGGCCCTGGTGGTCACCCTGGACACCCCGTTGCTCGCCTGGCGGCCCCGCGATCTCGACCAGGCGTACCTGCCGTTCCTGCACGGGGTCGGCACCGCCAACTACTTCTCCGACCCGGCCTTCTGCGCGGGTTTGGCCAAGCCCGTGCACGAGGACCCGGACGCGGCCGTCATGCGCTTCGTCGGCCTGTTCGCGGACCCCGGCAAGACCTGGCCCGACCTGGCGTTCCTCAGGGAGCACTGGGACGGGCCGATCGTCCTCAAGGGCGTCCTGCACCCGGACGACGCCCGTCTCGCCGCCGACGCCGGGATGGACGGGGTGGTGGTCTCCAACCACGGCGGCCGTCAGGTGGCCGGGTCGATCGCGGCGGCCGACGCGCTGCCGCGGGTGGTGGAGGCGGTCGGCGACCGCCTGACCGTGCTCTTCGACAGCGGGGTCCGCACCGGCGACGACGTCTTCAAGGCCCTCGCGCTGGGCGCCCGCGCGGTGCTGGTCGGACGCCCGTACGTCTACGGTCTGGGGCTCGACGGACAGGCGGGGGTCGAGCACGTGATCCGCTGTCTGCTCGCCGAACTGGACCTCACGCTCGCCCTCTCGGGCCATGCCGGCCCGGCCACGGTCGGCCCCGACGACCTCGTGGAGGACCGCGGGTGA
- a CDS encoding alpha/beta hydrolase, producing the protein MTNFVLVAGARLGASAWDEVAAELRAEGHTPHPLTLSGLAEKRGVPAGQQTHVRDIVDEVERLDLRDVVLVGHSYSGIPVGQAAERIGDRLARVVFVDSSVPVDGESFLSGWPSDHVRKEIEENGGFWLPVGPEHYAGQGLTDEQIALIIDRASPHPGASLTEPAELTRPLGELPATYVKCLLDDEEPMPVVAELLKSKRWELVRMDTGHWPMFSQPRELARILAESVPTPPLPS; encoded by the coding sequence ATGACCAACTTCGTACTGGTGGCGGGCGCGAGGCTCGGGGCGTCGGCGTGGGACGAGGTCGCGGCCGAGCTGCGCGCGGAGGGGCACACGCCCCATCCGCTGACGTTGTCCGGCCTCGCGGAGAAGCGGGGCGTCCCGGCGGGACAGCAGACCCATGTCCGGGACATCGTCGACGAGGTCGAGCGGCTGGATCTACGAGATGTGGTGCTGGTCGGGCACAGCTACTCGGGCATACCCGTGGGACAGGCGGCCGAGCGGATCGGTGACCGCCTCGCGAGGGTCGTGTTCGTGGACTCCAGCGTGCCCGTCGACGGGGAGTCGTTCCTGTCGGGATGGCCGAGCGACCACGTCCGCAAGGAGATCGAGGAGAACGGCGGCTTCTGGCTGCCGGTGGGCCCGGAGCACTATGCCGGCCAGGGCCTGACGGACGAACAGATCGCCCTGATCATCGACCGCGCGTCCCCGCACCCGGGCGCGAGCCTCACCGAGCCCGCGGAGCTCACCCGCCCCCTCGGCGAACTCCCCGCCACCTACGTCAAGTGCCTCCTCGACGACGAGGAACCGATGCCTGTCGTGGCCGAACTGCTCAAGAGCAAGCGCTGGGAGCTGGTCCGGATGGACACCGGCCACTGGCCGATGTTCTCCCAGCCGCGCGAACTGGCCCGCATCCTCGCCGAGTCCGTCCCCACCCCGCCCCTCCCCTCCTGA
- a CDS encoding protease inhibitor, whose amino-acid sequence MRNTARWAATLGLTATAVCGPLTGAALAQPATASGLYAPSALVLTLGHGDSAATVTPERAVTLTCAPTSSGTHPAASLACAELRAAEGDFDALGSGSDALCTREYNPVVVTVDGVWRGQRVSYERTFANECVKSSYGTSVFAF is encoded by the coding sequence ATGCGGAACACCGCGCGCTGGGCAGCGACCCTCGGCCTCACGGCCACCGCCGTCTGCGGACCCCTGACCGGGGCCGCCCTCGCCCAACCGGCCACCGCCTCGGGCCTCTACGCACCCTCGGCCCTCGTGCTCACCCTCGGCCACGGCGACAGCGCCGCCACCGTCACCCCGGAACGGGCCGTGACCCTGACCTGTGCCCCGACCTCCTCGGGCACCCATCCGGCCGCGTCCCTGGCCTGCGCCGAACTGCGCGCCGCCGAAGGGGACTTCGACGCTCTCGGGTCCGGATCCGACGCCCTGTGCACCAGGGAGTACAACCCCGTGGTGGTCACGGTCGACGGCGTGTGGCGCGGCCAGCGCGTCTCCTACGAGCGCACCTTCGCCAACGAGTGCGTGAAGAGCTCCTACGGGACGAGCGTCTTCGCGTTCTGA
- a CDS encoding STAS domain-containing protein, which produces MTPESDDRAPETPAANPYARTRTDGGFTVVEAVGEIDLATAGFLAEHLDAATATDLPDVLVDLRYVEFFDCSGLRVLCRAESRAKERGGRLRLVTDGPRLHRLLRASGLWRRFPPLAEIPEIREIREIREIREIPGSPEIPEFPDFPEKE; this is translated from the coding sequence ATGACGCCGGAGTCCGACGACCGCGCTCCTGAAACGCCCGCGGCGAATCCGTATGCCCGCACCCGGACCGACGGCGGCTTCACCGTGGTGGAGGCCGTCGGCGAGATCGACCTCGCGACGGCGGGCTTCCTCGCGGAGCATCTGGACGCGGCGACCGCGACCGACCTGCCGGACGTGCTGGTCGATCTGCGCTACGTCGAGTTCTTCGACTGCTCGGGCCTGCGGGTGCTCTGCCGTGCCGAGTCACGGGCCAAGGAGCGCGGCGGACGGCTGCGCCTGGTCACCGACGGACCGCGCCTGCACCGGCTGCTGCGCGCGTCCGGGCTGTGGCGCCGGTTCCCGCCACTTGCGGAGATCCCGGAGATTCGGGAGATCCGGGAGATCCGGGAGATCCGGGAGATCCCGGGGTCTCCCGAAATCCCGGAGTTCCCGGACTTCCCCGAGAAGGAGTGA
- a CDS encoding CDGSH iron-sulfur domain-containing protein, whose translation MPNSPSDPDRPCRIRMQHRGPLLVEGPVEVELEDGSTVTSDRFRVALCTCRRSRRYPWCDTSHRERTRS comes from the coding sequence GTGCCGAACTCCCCCTCTGACCCCGACCGGCCGTGCCGCATCCGGATGCAGCACCGCGGCCCTCTGCTCGTGGAGGGGCCCGTGGAAGTGGAGCTGGAGGACGGCAGCACGGTCACCTCCGACCGCTTCCGGGTGGCCCTGTGCACGTGTCGGCGCAGTCGGCGCTACCCCTGGTGCGACACCAGCCATCGGGAGCGGACCCGCTCTTAG